A stretch of the Hydra vulgaris chromosome 09, alternate assembly HydraT2T_AEP genome encodes the following:
- the LOC136085487 gene encoding uncharacterized protein LOC136085487, with translation MAESFLQHYEEKALLQAQYLTPPICVKSFKRYVDDIHSRFINEAESERFLDLLNNQHTNIKYTIEKESNSHAINFLDLTITNNKSGTYLFNIYRKDAITNVQIKPHSCHDPKIIYGVFKGFIQRAFALCSKEHINHK, from the coding sequence ATGGCAGAGAGTTTTCTACAACATTATGAAGAAAAAGCGTTACTACAGGCACAATATCTTACACCACCAATATgtgtaaaatcatttaaaaggtATGTAGATGATATCCATTCCCGTTTTATAAATGAGGCAGAATCAGAACGTTTTCTCGACTTGTTAAATAATCAACACACAAATATCAAATATACAAttgaaaaagaaagtaattCACACGCAATAAATTTTCTCGATCTcacaataacaaataacaaatccggaacatatctttttaatatctatCGCAAAGATGCAATTACTAATGTGCAAATAAAGCCGCATTCTTGTCACgatccaaaaataatttatggtgtatttaaaGGTTTTATCCAAAGAGCTTTTGCATTATGCAGTAAAGAACACATAAATCATAAGTAA